Below is a window of Pseudodesulfovibrio sp. 5S69 DNA.
ACGGCGGCGACATCCGGGGGCTGGTCCCCGGCCCGGTGGCCACGGCCCTGTCCGTCAAGTTCGGCGTCAAGCCCCAGGACTGGGGGCACAACCACTACATATGAGTGCCCGGCCTCCCATAGTCTGCCTGCTCGGCCCGACCGGCACGGGCAAGACCGCGGCGGCCATCGCCATCGCGGGCCGCCTGCCCGCCAGTGTGATCAATTTCGACTCCCGCCAGGTCTACCGCGACTTCCCGATCATCACGGCTCAGCCCGACGCGGAGGAGCGCGCCGCCTGCCCACACCATCTCTATGGGTTTCTGTCCACGGAGGAGAAGATGACCGCGGCCCGGTTCGTGGAGATGGCCGTGGACAAGATCGAGGAAGTGCGCGGGGAAGGGCGGCTGCCCATCCTGGTGGGCGGCACCGGGCTCTATCTCCGTTCGCTCCTGTCCGGCATCGCGCCCATCCCCGAAATCCCCGAGGATGTCCGCCGCAAGGTTCTGGACCGCGTGGCCGAGGAAGGCCCCCAGGCCCTGCACGCCGAGCTTTCGCACACCGACCCGGACTACGCGGCCAAGATCCACCCGAACGACACCCAGCGCAACGCCCGTGCCGCCGAGGTCTATCTGGCCACGGGCAGGACCATGACCTGGTGGCACACCGAGAGCGAGCACGCCCCGGCGCCGTACGCCTCCCTCAAGGTGGGCATGCGCATCGCCCTGAACGACCTCGAACCGCATCTCGCCGCGCGCATCGACGCCATGCTCGAACTCGGGGCCCTGGACGAGGCCCAGGCCGCCTTTGCGCGCTGCCCGGACCCGGACGCGCCGGGCTGGACCGGTATCGGCTGCGCCGAGTTGCTCGGGTTCCTGCGCGGCGAACTGACCATGGCCGAGGCCCGCGTGAAGTGGGTGAAGAACACCAGGGCGTACGCCAAGCGGCAGATCACCTGGTTCAACAAGGAAACGGACATCCACTGGTTCGCGCCCGGCGAAAACGGCCCCATCGCGGACCTGGCCCGGCGGTGGCTTTCGGAGCGGGGCTGATCAACTCCCGGCCAGGACGGCCAGTTGCGCGGGGGTCATGGCCCAGTTCAGGGTCCCGGCGGGGTTGCCCGGTTCCAGGCTGAACTGCATGAGCCCGCCGTTTTCCACGCGGACGTCCACCTTTCTTCCCGGCGACAGGATGGCCGAGGCCAGCAGCGCCAGGGAGGGCAGGTGGCCGGCGATGAGGATGGAGTCCAGCCCCACGTAGTCGTTGATGAATCTCAGTGTTTCCGCGGTCGGGGCCATGGCCTTGACCGCGTCCGTGACCACGATGCGGTCCACGGGGTAGCCGGTGGACTCGGCCATGATTTCAGCGGTCTGGACGGAGCGGACCTTGGAGCTGGCCGCCACCAGTTCGAACCGCAGGCCGAGGATGGCGGCGGCCCGGGCGGTTTTCTCCACCTGCTCCCGGCCCACGGGGCTCAGGGGCTGGTTCGAATTGACTTCCTTGGGCAGGCACGCGCCGTGCTGCATCAGATGGATAAGCATGTTTCGCTCCGGGGTTGGTTGGCCGTATCCGGCAAGGCTACCACCGGACCCGCCCAGCGGCAAGCGGCTTGCAGAAATCCGGCAAGCGCGATACATGGGGGAAACCTTGGCCATCCCGGCCGTACGAGGCTTTGAACACTTCAGGACAGTTATCAGATGCCGTTTCGAATATTTGCTCCGATCCTATTGTCGTTTTTCCTTTTTTCGTCGCCAGCGCAGGCCTTTGAGGGGCTCGTGCAGACCTTCGGGACCGACGGGACCATCGCCTGGGGCAGCGGCGATCTTTCCGTGGTCAGGGCTATAGAGGGCGCGGCCACGGACGAATCCGACGCGGCCCTGTCGCCGCTGGCCGTGCGCAAGGCCGTGGTCCAGGCGCGCAAGCAGCTTCTGGACATGGTCTTGTCCGTGCGCATCGACGGCCACCAGACAGTGGGTGCGTTCCTGTCCGGAGACAGCGACCTGGCCACCCAGGTGCGCGGGCTCATCCAGAACTCCCTGTACCGGGGGCCGGGCCTCTTTGACGCGGCGGGCACGGTCCGCGTCTCCGAGAAGCTCCGGGGACAGTTGGCCGAACTCGTCCTGCCCAACACCATCCAGTTCCAGAGCGGGATTCCGCCCAAGCTGTCCACGGCCACGGGGCAGGGCGTGGACCAACCCGACAATGCGCCCGAGGAAGTGGGCAGCGGCACGCGCGGCTACACCGGCGTGGTCATCGACGCGCGTGGACTCAAGCTCACCCCGGCCCTGGCCCCGGTCATCTACGGCCAGGACGGGTTCGGCGCCTACGGATATTTCCAGGTCGGCAGGACCAACGTGGCCGACAAGGGCATGGTCGCCTATGCCGTCAGCGACAACCCCAAGGTGCTGGCCGAGCGAGTCGGCAACCGGCCCCTCATTGTCCGGGGGCTGAGCGCCTACGGCTCCTGGCGGACCGATGTGGTCATCGCCGCCTCCGACGCCCGGCTGGTCCGGGCCGTGGTCAAGACCGGTTCCATTGCGGACGGATGCAGGGTGGTTATCCTGGTGGATGCGCCGGAGAAGTCGCCCGACAGCGCGGGTGCGGCCCAGGCGACCAAAGGAGAGGGCGATGCGTAAATATATTTTCCTGATTACCGTGGCCTGCTGCCTGCTGGCGGCCTGGCCTGCCCTGGCCGGTCAGGTCCAGGTCTTCGAGCCCATGGCCGAAGGCATGTCCCAGCGCGACCTGCGTGACAAAGCGCGTGCCCAGGGGTTCGCCCAGGCCGTGCTCGACGAGGCCGTGGTCATGCTCGGGAACAAGCTCCCCGAGGCGCGTACCGCGCTGCTCAAGGAATATCTCCTCGGCCATGCCGAACCGTTCATCCAGGGCTACAAGGTCGTCTCCTCCCAGGACTACCCCGAGGGGCTGAGCCTGACCATGGATGTGCGGGTGGACCGCAGGACCCTGCGCGACAGCCTCGGCGGCATGGGGCTCTTCGCCACCCTGTCGCAGCCCCAACCCGCAACCGTGGTCTGGCCCGGCGACCTCACCGACGAGGATTTGCAGGCCCTGCACAACCTCATCAGTCTGACCGGCATAGCCCCCACCGAGGGCGCTTCCCCGGTCTTCACCCTGGAGCGGGGTAGCGACAAGAACACCTGGAAGTGCCACCTGTCCTATGACGGGCAGGAGTGGCTGGCCGTCAACACCGACATGGCCAAGGCCTGGTTCACCCTCTGGCCCAGGTTCTTCGACCGGCCCACGGCCCAAGCCGCCCAGACCGGCGGTGAAACCCTGACCGTGTCCGGCTGGTTCTCCCCCGACGGCGTGCTGGAATTCGACCGCGTCCTGCACGGCTGGGACGGTGCCGTTCAGAACGCCCAGCTCGTGACCATGGACATGCAGCCCACCGGGGCCGGGGCCACCTGGACCCTGTCCGTGGTCAACCGCGACCGGCTGGAGATGCTGCTCAACGCCTTCCTGCCCCAGCGCGGCCTGAGCTTCCATCTGGCCGCCGAAAACCGGGACTAGACCGGGCGAAGAGGAAACCGTGCCGCGCGATGCCATCTGGACTGTTCCCAACATCCTGACCATCGTCCGCATCCTGCTGACGCCGCTCTTTGTCGTGGCCTACGTGGGCGAGAACTTCAATCTGGCCTGGGTACTTTTCCTCGTGGCCGGGCTGACCGACGCCTTCGACGGTTTTTTGGCCCGCGTCTGGGACCAGCGCACCCAGCTCGGGGCCGTGCTCGACCCCTTGGCCGACAAGGCCCTGCTGGTCACTTCCTTCATCTGCCTGGCCGCCAAGGGCTGGATCCCCTTCTGGTTCGCCGTGCTCGTGGTCAGCCGCGACGTGATCATTGTCGGCGGCCTGGCCGTGCTCAGCTTCCTCGGCGTGGACGTCAAGAACCGCATCCGGCCTATCTGGATCAGCAAGTTCAATACCGCCGCCCAGATCGTCCTCGTGGTCTCGGTCATGATCCACCGCACCTTCGGGATCAGCTACGGCTACCTGCTCGGCACCCTCGTGGCCGTCACCGCCCTGTCCACCATCCTGTCCGGCATCGCCTACGTCCGTCGGGGCTTCGAACTCTTCTCCGAACAGGCCGAAGGGTAGGCATATGCCTCCGGCGGCCGGGGGAAGGGGGAAAGGAAAGCCCTTTACAAAGGGTTTCCTTTCCCCCTTCCCCCGGACCCCCATCTTCCTTTCCTTCCTAAACTTTTTGTTTGCGCATTCGCGCGTACGGAGGGCTGCGAACGGGTGTGTTGTTGGGTGGAAAGAAGGGTTGGTGGAGAGGAATAGTTGAAGGGAAGAATGAAGAAATGGACGCGCGCGCAACATCTGCGAAGCGGCGCTAAAAAGTTTTGGAGATTCCCAAGGACCTATTTCAAAAGGTTCTTGGGCGGGTCCAGGGCAGCGCCCTGGCCGTCGGAGACGCCCGGCCGGCGAGGCCCCGCCGGAGGCATGCGGCAAAAAAAAAGACCCGGTTGCAGGGGCAACCGGGTCAGAAAAGCCTGTAGGTTGGAGGGGCAGCGATTAGCTGTCTTTTTTTTCGTCGTCGGAGGGGGAGGATTTGGGGGTCACGTCGATTTCGTCAGGCTCACTGGTGGCCTTTTTGAAATTGCTGATGGCCTTGCCGATGCCGCCGCCGATTTCCGGCAGCTTTTTAGCGCCGAAAATGACTAATACAATCAAAAGAATGATCAAGAGTTCCCAAACACCGAATCCGCCAATCATATATTGCCTCCAATTGCGTGAATGACTTCACGATTATTTGTGATAGAGGCTATACACCCGCCACCATTCCCAGTCAAGGACGGCAGCTCATTTGCACGAAGCGGCCTTGGCCCGCTTCCGGCCGGGAAAAGGGCGGTTTGACTTTACAATTGAATGCTCGGGCTTTACATCAGTCACATCGGCACTGGAAGACCGGCCGGAGCGCGGCCTGGTCGTTCCGAACGCATTGAACAAAAGGTAGGAATGGGCAAGATTTCCCGGCTGCCGGGCACCGATTGCCGGCACCATGTCAATGGCCGCTGCCTGTACGAGGAGTGGCTCAATCCCGGTTACACGAAGTCATGGCGCTGCCAGGTCACGGCCCGGTGGGAGTCTTCCTTTGACGATTTCCTGCGTCGCGCAGAGTATTTCGGCGTGGAGGAGGACGCGGCCCCCGACCTCTGGGGCCGCCAGTTCCAGCGTCTGGCCCGGGACACGTTCCACTGCGGGATGTACACATACAGGCAGGGCGCGACCGCACCGGGCTGCGGGCACCATCTGGACGGGGTCTGCGTCATGGGACTGCCCCGTTGCTTTGGGCGGTGCCGCCACTTCGACCCGGCTACCGACGAATAGAACAAGGAGACCGAGCATGCTGCTGGCTTTTCCCTACATGCATCCCGAATTGTGGTCCGGCGACGACCTTGAGGGGCTGACCTTCTTCGATCCCGGCCTGACCGCCGAACCGGCCCCCCACGCCTTCAGGCCCGAGGGGCTGCCGCTCGATCCGAAGATGGCCGGCGCGCTGATCAACGACTGCATTAACTTCGGCGAGCAGTTCAAGGATCCCGGCGAGATGGCCTATTTCGGGGCGGTGACTGCCGACGACTTTTACGAGGGCTCGTCCATGTCCATCCAGGCCCAGCTGTCGCGCCAGTTCGACGACGGCCGGGGTTCCAAGCAGGAGCGTGAGGCTCGCGAGGCCGCGTCCAAGGCGCAATTCGTGCTGCTTCTGGCCTGGGCTTTTGAGGAGCGCATCCTTGAACTGGCCGGACTGGAAGAGGGCATCCGGAACGGCTGGGAAGCCATGGACCGGACCATCGGCGTGGATGAGGAGGACAGCCTGGGCGAGCGCGAGACCGCTCTGGGCGAGACCCTCAGCCACACCGGGGGCACGTCCGACGGCCAGGAGATCCGGCTGCCCTGGCAGCGGGTGGTCGAAGCCCTGCCCGCCTTCGTTCCCGAGGAAACGGTTCTGATTTGCGCCGATCCCGAGATTTTCGAGGTCTGGGAGGAGTTCGGCATCGACTTCGAGGAAGGGCAGGACGGCCTGTTGCGGGCCACGGCCCCGGCCTGGCAGTTCGGTTGCCGCCGCCGTGAGCCCCAGGGCGTGCCCGCGGCGCTGAAACGACTGACCATCGCAATTCTCAAGTAACTTCCGGAGGGGACGCATGGCGATCGCCAATCCGTTGATGAACCTCCGTCTTGTCGAGGGCCTCAAGACCATTGTTTTCGACAACGACGGGGTGCTGATCGATTCCTACGAGGCCAACATGGTCTATTACGGCACCATCCGCGAGCGGCTGGGCCTGCCGCCCATGAACGACGCGGAGCGGTATTTCGTGCATTCGCGCACCCACGATGAGGCCGTGCGGCACATCGTGCCCGCGGACAAGCTCAAGGAGGCCTTCGAAATCGGCGCGACCATGAACCAGGCGGACCTGGCCCCGTACTTCAAGCGCTCGGACGGCATCCGCGAGTTTTTGTGGTGGCTGCGAGCGGCCGGGTTCAACCTGGCCGTGAACACCAGCCGGGGCGAGTCCATGAGTTTGGTCCTCAAGCTCACGGACCTGGAGGGCTTCTTCCACCCGATCATCACATCCTGCGTGGTCAGCAAGCCCAAGCCTCACCCCGAGGGGGTGTTCCGGATCATGCGCGCCCACGGCGTGCGCCCGGACGAGGTGGCCTACATCGGGGATTCCATCGTGGACCAGCGAGCGGCACGGGCGGCCGGGGTGCGATTCTGGGCCTATGGGGATCAGAACCTTGAGGCCGATGTGTTCATCGAAAATTTCTGGGCCATCCGGGCGGCCATGCAGCGCTGCTACAAAGGGTGTGCCCCTGCGTTTTAGGACTTGATTCTTGCATTCCCGTGTGCGAAATTACCAACATTGATACTCATGGCCGGTGTTTAGTACCGCGTCGTCAGGAGGCCTCATGGACTTGATTGTCCAAGCAATTGCTACCGTTCTCGATATCGTTCTCTCCGCCTATTTTTGGGTCGTCATCATATCCGCTCTTCTCTCTTGGGTGAATCCGGACCCATACAACCCTATCGTGCGCTTCCTGCGCGGCGTCACGGAGCCTGTTTTCTACAAAATCCGTAGCTGGATTCCCTTCGCCGTGGTCGGCGGTTTCGACCTTTCGCCCATCGTGGTCCTGCTGGCCATCAAGGTCTGCCAGATCGTGGTGGTGGGGAACCTCATACGGCTGTCCTATTCTCTGGGTTCCGGCGTGTCCATGTAGCCCTTTGACCAAAGGAGGACCGAGGTGACCGTTTCCAAGATCGATTTGCTCAACAAGCAGTTTTCGCGCGGCCTGTTCGGTTATTCGCGCCTGGAGGTCGACCAGTTCATGCTCGAACTGGCCGAAGTCCTGGGCGACGCGGCCGATCTGCAGAAGGGTATGCGCAAGAAGATCAAACGGTTGGAGAGCGCCCTCAAGGAGTACCGTCGGCGCGACGAGACCCTGCGGGACACCCTCATGTCCACCCAGAAGATGGTCGACGACCTGAAGGTCGCGGCCGGACGCGAAGCCCAGCTTATCCTGGACGAGGCGCGGGCCAAGGCGGACGACACCGTGCGCAAGGGCCACAACCGGCTCGCCCAGATTCACGAGGAAATTGAATCCCTGAAGCGGACCCGCACCCAGTTCGAGGTCCAGCTCAAGGGCATGCTCAACGCGCATCTGGAGATGCTCGAGCGCAGCGACCCCGAGCGGGAGAAGGTCGAGGAGATCGAATCCAAGCTCAAGTACCTGAAGAAGGTCGAGTAGGGGGACGCCATCTCTCTGCCGGTGTTCGTCTCAAAGCGGGAGTCGGGGTGGGCCCTCGACGTCTGGGCCCAGCCGGGCGCCAGGAAGGACGAAGTCGCCGGCGAGTACCAGGGGTGCCTGAAGGTTCGCCTCAGGGCCCCGGCGGTGGACAACAAGGCCAACAAGGGATTGGTCGCGTACATCGCCCGGTTGTTGCGGTTGAAAAAAAGCCAGGTGGAAATCCTCTCCGGCCATTCCAGCCGGAAGAAACTCCTGGCACTTAATACAGCGGGAGAGCCGGACTGGGGAAGTCTTCTTTCAGGCATGTCACCGCGTTAACCTGTAAAAAGGAGCAGCACA
It encodes the following:
- the miaA gene encoding tRNA (adenosine(37)-N6)-dimethylallyltransferase MiaA, whose amino-acid sequence is MSARPPIVCLLGPTGTGKTAAAIAIAGRLPASVINFDSRQVYRDFPIITAQPDAEERAACPHHLYGFLSTEEKMTAARFVEMAVDKIEEVRGEGRLPILVGGTGLYLRSLLSGIAPIPEIPEDVRRKVLDRVAEEGPQALHAELSHTDPDYAAKIHPNDTQRNARAAEVYLATGRTMTWWHTESEHAPAPYASLKVGMRIALNDLEPHLAARIDAMLELGALDEAQAAFARCPDPDAPGWTGIGCAELLGFLRGELTMAEARVKWVKNTRAYAKRQITWFNKETDIHWFAPGENGPIADLARRWLSERG
- a CDS encoding SixA phosphatase family protein, giving the protein MLIHLMQHGACLPKEVNSNQPLSPVGREQVEKTARAAAILGLRFELVAASSKVRSVQTAEIMAESTGYPVDRIVVTDAVKAMAPTAETLRFINDYVGLDSILIAGHLPSLALLASAILSPGRKVDVRVENGGLMQFSLEPGNPAGTLNWAMTPAQLAVLAGS
- the pgsA gene encoding CDP-diacylglycerol--glycerol-3-phosphate 3-phosphatidyltransferase, translating into MPRDAIWTVPNILTIVRILLTPLFVVAYVGENFNLAWVLFLVAGLTDAFDGFLARVWDQRTQLGAVLDPLADKALLVTSFICLAAKGWIPFWFAVLVVSRDVIIVGGLAVLSFLGVDVKNRIRPIWISKFNTAAQIVLVVSVMIHRTFGISYGYLLGTLVAVTALSTILSGIAYVRRGFELFSEQAEG
- a CDS encoding twin-arginine translocase TatA/TatE family subunit; the encoded protein is MIGGFGVWELLIILLIVLVIFGAKKLPEIGGGIGKAISNFKKATSEPDEIDVTPKSSPSDDEKKDS
- a CDS encoding HAD family hydrolase, with the translated sequence MAIANPLMNLRLVEGLKTIVFDNDGVLIDSYEANMVYYGTIRERLGLPPMNDAERYFVHSRTHDEAVRHIVPADKLKEAFEIGATMNQADLAPYFKRSDGIREFLWWLRAAGFNLAVNTSRGESMSLVLKLTDLEGFFHPIITSCVVSKPKPHPEGVFRIMRAHGVRPDEVAYIGDSIVDQRAARAAGVRFWAYGDQNLEADVFIENFWAIRAAMQRCYKGCAPAF
- a CDS encoding YggT family protein, which translates into the protein MDLIVQAIATVLDIVLSAYFWVVIISALLSWVNPDPYNPIVRFLRGVTEPVFYKIRSWIPFAVVGGFDLSPIVVLLAIKVCQIVVVGNLIRLSYSLGSGVSM
- a CDS encoding DivIVA domain-containing protein is translated as MTVSKIDLLNKQFSRGLFGYSRLEVDQFMLELAEVLGDAADLQKGMRKKIKRLESALKEYRRRDETLRDTLMSTQKMVDDLKVAAGREAQLILDEARAKADDTVRKGHNRLAQIHEEIESLKRTRTQFEVQLKGMLNAHLEMLERSDPEREKVEEIESKLKYLKKVE
- a CDS encoding DUF167 domain-containing protein; the encoded protein is MFVSKRESGWALDVWAQPGARKDEVAGEYQGCLKVRLRAPAVDNKANKGLVAYIARLLRLKKSQVEILSGHSSRKKLLALNTAGEPDWGSLLSGMSPR